The Mugil cephalus isolate CIBA_MC_2020 chromosome 11, CIBA_Mcephalus_1.1, whole genome shotgun sequence genome includes a window with the following:
- the has2 gene encoding hyaluronan synthase 2: MKCQRVLTYLRIFGTTMFGVSLLVGISTAYIMGYQFFTTARNHLSFGLYGAILVVHLIIQSLFALLEHRNMRRSLETPIKLNKSLALCIAAYQEDPNYLRKCLVSVKRLTYPGIKVIMVIDGNSDDDLYMMDIFKEIMGWDKSATYVWRSNYHSRGPEETDESYAESLQQISRLVLGNKCVCIMQKWGGKREVMYTAFKALGRSVDYVQVCDSDTMLDPASSVEMVKVLEEDPMVGGVGGDVQILNKYESWVSFLSSVRYWMAFNIERACQSYFGCVQCISGPLGMYRNSLLHEFVEDWYNQTFMGSHCSFGDDRHLTNRVLSLGYATKYTARSKCLTETPITYLRWLNQQTRWSKSYFREWLYNSMWFHKHHLWMTYEAVITGFFPFFLIATAIQLFYQGRLWNILLFLLIVQAVALIKSSFASCLRGNIVMVFMSFYSVLYMSSLLPAKMFAIATINKSGWGTSGRKTIVVNFIGLIPISVWFTILFIGIIYTIILQTRRPFPESEKLVLIIGAVVYASYWVILLTLYTVLINKCGKRKKETHYDMVLDV, translated from the exons ATGAAGTGTCAAAGAGTTCTCACTTACCTGAGGATATTTGGGACCACCATGTTCGGGGTGTCCCTCCTGGTGGGCATCTCCACCGCCTACATCATGGGCTACCAGTTTTTCACCACAGCCCGCAATCACCTATCCTTCGGCTTGTACGGCGCCATCTTGGTCGTCCACCTCATCATCCAGAGCCTGTTTGCACTCTTAGAACACCGAAACATGCGGCGATCCTTGGAGACGCCGATCAAACTGAACAAATCCCTGGCGCTGTGCATCGCGGCGTACCAAGAGGACCCGAACTACCTGAGAAAATGCCTGGTGTCGGTGAAGAGGCTGACTTACCCGGGGATCAAGGTGATCATGGTGATCGACGGGAACTCGGACGACGACCTGTACATGATGGATATTTTTAAAGAGATCATGGGATGGGACAAATCGGCAACGTACGTGTGGAGGAGTAATTACCACAGCAGAGGGCCGGAGGAGACGGATGAGAGCTACGCCGAGAGCCTTCAGCAGATCTCCAGGCTGGTGCTGGGcaacaagtgtgtgtgcatcatgcaGAAAtggggagggaagagagaggtcATGTATACGGCCTTCAAAGCACTGGGGAGGAGCGTGGACTATGTGCAG GTGTGCGACTCTGACACTATGCTGGACCCGGCATCATCAGTGGAGATGGTGAAGGTTCTGGAGGAGGACCCAATGGTGGGAGGCGTCGGAGGAGACGTACAG ATCCTAAACAAATATGAGTCATGGGTTTCCTTCCTGAGCAGTGTACGGTACTGGATGGCCTTCAACATTGAGCGGGCATGCCAGTCTTACTTCGGCTGCGTTCAGTGCATCAGTGGACCGTTAGGAATGTACCGAAACTCCCTCCTGCACGAGTTTGTTGAGGACTGGTACAATCAGACCTTCATGGGATCCCACTGCAGTTTTGGGGATGACCGTCATCTCACAAACAGAGTTCTTAGCCTCGGGTATGCAACCAAATACACTGCACGCTCAAAGTGCCTTACAGAGACGCCGATTACGTATCTGCGGTGGCTCAATCAACAGACTCGATGGAGTAAgtcatattttagagaatgGCTCTACAACTCCATGTGGTTCCACAAGCACCATCTATGGATGACTTATGAGGCCGTGATCACCGGCTTCTTCCCATTTTTTCTCATCGCCACTGCGATCCAACTCTTCTACCAGGGTAGGCTATGGAATATTCTGTTGTTCTTACTCATCGTGCAAGCAGTGGCACTGATTAAGTCGTCATTCGCAAGCTGCCTCAGAGGTAACATAGTCATGGTGTTCATGTCGTTCTATTCTGTACTGTATATGTCTAGCCTGTTACCAGCCAAAATGTTTGCGATAGCAACAATCAACAAGTCTGGATGGGGGACATCTGGGAGGAAAACAATTGTGGTGAACTTCATCGGCCTGATTCCAATATCGGTCTGGTTCACCATCCTCTTCATTGGGATTATATACACAATAATATTACAGACTAGAAGACCCTTTCCCGAATCGGAGAAGCTTGTTCTAATCATAGGGGCAGTCGTGTATGCCAGTTACTGGGTCATACTGTTGACATTGTATACAGTGCTCATAAACAAGtgtgggaagaggaagaaggaaacacACTATGATATGGTGCTGGACGTATGA